Proteins found in one Triticum aestivum cultivar Chinese Spring chromosome 4D, IWGSC CS RefSeq v2.1, whole genome shotgun sequence genomic segment:
- the LOC123099489 gene encoding uncharacterized protein produces the protein MARCSRAWLTLLLLACCALVQSSHGSRPPPREPQMAGVLSPTMVHGGAAELLYDDGATEVPEESATGHRGANDDDGGAVATSAMGGDGVVSSEQRKGTGAPVLQQALGSKLARRVLGGEAEDSAAGPSCRSNNAHITCAPPAQH, from the coding sequence ATGGCGCGGTGCTCGCGCGCTTGGCTCACGCTGCTTCTTCTCGCATGTTGTGCCCTCGTGCAGAGCTCCCACGGCTCGAGACCCCCTCCCCGGGAGCCGCAGATGGCTGGGGTCCTATCTCCGACGATGGTTCACGGCGGCGCCGCCGAACTGCTCTACGACGACGGGGCGACGGAAGTCCCGGAGGAGAGTGCGACCGGTCATCGTGGAGCAAACGATGATGATGGTGGCGCGGTTGCAACTTCAGCGATGGGTGGGGATGGTGTTGTGTCGTCGGAGCAGAGGAAGGGTACAGGGGCGCCGGTGCTGCAGCAGGCACTGGGTTCGAAGCTGGCACGCCGGGTGCTGGGAGGGGAGGCGGAGGACTCGGCGGCCGGGCCGTCGTGCCGCTCCAACAACGCACACATCACCTGTGCCCCGCCGGCGCAGCACTGA
- the LOC123099491 gene encoding uncharacterized protein: MARCSRAWLTVLLLACALVQSSYGSRPSPREHQKPGAVSPVVHGAAAPHRREDGTTEVRPSTEEGPTGHRGANAGDDGAAAATSAIGGSGAVSSEQSKGSGPPVLQQALGRMLGTRLARRVLGGEAEDSAAGPSCHSNNAHITCAPPAQH, translated from the coding sequence ATGGCACGGTGCTCGCGCGCCTGGCTCACGGTGCTTCTTCTCGCGTGTGCCCTTGTGCAGAGCTCCTACGGCTCGAGACCGTCTCCCAGGGAGCACCAGAAGCCCGGGGCCGTGTCTCCGGTGGTTCACGGCGCCGCCGCACCACACCGCCGTGAGGACGGGACGACCGAAGTCCGGCCCTCCACGGAGGAGGGTCCGACTGGTCATCGTGGAGCAaacgctggtgatgatggtgctgcTGCTGCAACTTCGGCGATCGGCGGGAGTGGTGCTGTGTCGTCGGAGCAGAGTAAGGGTTCCGGGCCGCCGGTGCTGCAGCAGGCGCTGGGAAGGATGCTGGGCACAAGGCTGGCGCGGCGGGTCCTGGGAGGGGAGGCGGAGGACTCGGCGGCCGGGCCGTCGTGCCACTCCAACAACGCGCACATCACCTGTGCCCCGCCGGCGCAACACTGA
- the LOC123095896 gene encoding GPN-loop GTPase 3, with protein MGFAQLVIGPAGSGKSTYCSGLYQHCETVGRRIHMVNLDPAAEHFSYPVSTDIRELISLDDVMEELGMGPNGGLIYCMEHLEDNLDDWLDEQLENYLDDDYLVFDCPGQIELFTHVPVLRNFVEYLKRKNFTVCAVYLLDSQFVSDVTKYISGCMASLSAMIQLELPHINILSKMDLVSNKKDVEDYLNPEAQVLLSQLNRQMAPRFHKLNKALAELVDDYNMVNFIPLDLRKESSIQYVLSNIDNCIQYGEDADVKVRDFIPEDDD; from the exons ATGGGTTTCGCGCAGCTCGTCATCGGCCCCGCCGGCAGCGGCAAG TCGACCTACTGCTCTGGTCTGTATCAACATTGCGAGACGGTGGGAAGGAGGATTCATATGGTCAACCTGGATCCAGCTGCAGAGCACTTCAGCTATCCTGTATCTACCG ACATTAGAGAGCTCATATCACTGGACGATGTCATGGAGGAGCTTGGGATGGGACCAAATGGCGGCCTCATCTATTGCATGGA GCACCTTGAAGACAATTTGGATGATTggttggatgaacaattggaaAACTACTTGGATGATGACTACCTTGTGTTTGATTGTCCAG GCCAGATTGAACTCTTCACTCATGTTCCAGTTTTGCGTAACTTTGTTGAGTATCTGAAACGAAAAAATTTCACTGTTTGCGCTGTGTACCTTTTGGATTCACAG TTTGTCAGTGATGTCACAAAATACATTAGTGGTTGCATGGCTTCTCTTTCTGCTATGATTCAACTAGAGCTTCCTCATATCAACATCCTTTCTAAGATGGACCTTGTTTCCAATAAAAAGGATGTCGAAGA CTATCTGAACCCTGAGGCACAGGTTCTTTTGTCACAGCTGAATCGACAGATGGCACCTCGATTTCACAAGTTAAACAAGGCTTTAGCTGAACTG GTTGATGATTACAACATGGTGAATTTCATACCACTTGATTTGAGGAAGGAGAGCAG CATTCAGTATGTGCTGTCAAACATTGACAACTGCATCCAGTACGGGGAAGACGCCGATGTGAAAGTTAGGGACTTCATTCCTGAGGATGATGATTGA